A genomic region of Salvelinus alpinus chromosome 12, SLU_Salpinus.1, whole genome shotgun sequence contains the following coding sequences:
- the LOC139535401 gene encoding zinc finger and SCAN domain-containing protein 22-like, producing the protein MTKLQFLNVFLTERLMLAAQEIYKSVEDTILEYQEEIALRERENDHLRRRLRDAGIEIWPDRQSMALLEEEDGEHPRREWSPSMGHEERIPILIKEKRELRSSQGDEQLRGHGSCSTPESMFTPPRVTNEYPQDPPHSSNLPQNPSVENRERDPGPRTSSRHVKSEVSHRGSSSSSSSNSVPQPLATVNPNCSNENNIDIIGVENGGQMSGSKGRAGGSRGQGSHLGDQGSNAAAECGKSPLQVHVSSFCCKVCGEAFSHVGHLHVHVQVHTREKPYRCGVCGKCCSSSGRLQEHARSHTGEKPFRCQICGKGFTQMAHLKVHMRIHTGEKPYSCPVCGKCFSRSDKIKRHLQTHSREGTYFSGQ; encoded by the exons ATGACAAAATTGCAGTTTTTAAACGTATTTTTGACCGAGCGGCTTATGCTCGCTGCCCAGGAGATCTACAAATCTGTCGAAGACACGATTTTGGAATACCAAGAGGAGATTGCGctcagggagagggagaacgacCATCTGAGACGCAGACTCCGAGACGCTGGGATTGAAATATGGCCAG ACCGTCAGTCTATGGCACtattggaggaggaggatggcgaGCATCCTCGCCGGGAGTGGAGCCCCAGCATGGGCCATGAGGAGCGAATCCCCATCCTGATCAAGGAGAAACGGGAGCTCAGGTCCAGCCAGGGGGACGAGCAACTCCGGGGCCATGGCTCCTGCAGCACCCCAGAGTCCATGTTCACTCCTCCCCGCGTCACCAACGAATACCCCCAGGATCCTCCCCACTCCTCTAACCTGCCCCAGAACCCATCAGTGGAGAACAGAGAGCGGGACCCTGGTCCCAGAACCTCATCCAGACACGTCAAGTCAGAAGTGTCCCACAGaggctcatcatcatcatcttcgtCCAACAGCGTCCCGCAGCCCCTCGCCACAGTCAACCCCAACTGCTCCAACGAGAACAACATTGACATCATTGGAGTGGAGAACGGAGGACAGATGTCTGGGTCTAAAGGACGAGCTGGTGGGAGCAGAGGTCAGGGCTCCCACTTAGGTGACCAGGGCAGTAACGCGGCCGCAGAGTGTGGAAAATCCCCCCTCCAGGTGCACGTGTCATCGTTCTGCTGCAAGGTGTGTGGGGAGGCATTCAGCCACGTCGGACACCTGCATGTACATGTCCAGGTGCACACCCGGGAGAAGCCGTACCGCTGCGGGGTGTGTGGGAAGTGCTGCAGTTCCTCCGGCAGGCTCCAGGAGCATGCCAGGagtcacactggagagaagccgtTCCGCTGCCAGATCTGTGGGAAGGGATTCACCCAGATGGCCCATTTGAAGGTCCACATGCGGATCCACACGGGAGAGAAACCATACAGCTGCCCAGTGTGTGGAAAGTGCTTCAGCCGCTCCGACAAAATCAAACGTCATCTCCAGACCCACAGCCGCGAGGGCACTTACTTCTCAGGGCAGTAA